In a single window of the Phycisphaerales bacterium genome:
- a CDS encoding recombinase family protein, whose product MSGKGQRIGYVRVSTYDQNAERQLEGVQLDRLFADHASGKDTDRPQLKALVSYAREGDTIVIHSMDRLARNVDDLRRIVQEQTRRGIRVQFIKENLLFTGEDSPMANLMLTVLGAVGQFERELIRERQREGIALAKQRGVYRGRRRALSPERIAELRVRAAGGEKKARLAREFGISRETLYQYLRETPAKAAAPVPS is encoded by the coding sequence GTGTCGGGGAAGGGGCAACGGATCGGGTACGTTCGCGTCAGCACGTACGACCAGAACGCGGAGCGACAGCTCGAAGGCGTGCAGCTCGACCGCCTCTTCGCTGACCACGCCTCCGGCAAGGACACCGACCGGCCGCAACTCAAGGCGCTGGTCTCCTACGCCCGCGAGGGCGACACGATCGTCATCCACAGCATGGACCGTCTCGCCCGCAACGTGGACGACCTGCGCCGCATCGTCCAGGAGCAGACCCGCCGCGGCATCCGCGTCCAGTTCATCAAGGAGAACCTGCTGTTCACCGGCGAGGACTCGCCGATGGCGAACCTCATGCTCACCGTGCTCGGCGCGGTGGGCCAGTTCGAGCGCGAACTCATCCGGGAGCGGCAGCGCGAGGGCATCGCCCTGGCCAAGCAGCGCGGCGTCTATCGTGGCCGCAGGCGGGCGCTCTCGCCGGAGCGCATCGCCGAACTGCGGGTTCGCGCCGCCGGCGGCGAGAAGAAGGCACGTCTCGCCCGCGAGTTCGGCATCAGCCGCGAGACACTCTACCAGTACCTGAGGGAGACACCGGCGAAGGCGGCGGCGCCCGTGCCCTCCTGA
- a CDS encoding helix-turn-helix transcriptional regulator, with translation MTFGVGTMKQARQRSAPLRLDEVERLRLARSLTVEDLAKKVGVQLRNVRRWLSGEQRVYFKNLRRLAAVLGTTTDAIRADLPEAVPPRPLKPCRFVIEIRLKGYLHSVQQKDHLVRLTPDIIQALAQEGITITGQKSGVVTSRITGPAAWRVLIAVPAREGRRRCWAMFAIKPARVRTFMDAGEFNADGATDGELITSGWGSRVPRAQIRQVARLFGCDEDTVLDLTAAQARDR, from the coding sequence GTGACGTTTGGGGTTGGCACGATGAAGCAGGCAAGACAACGATCGGCTCCTCTCCGCCTCGATGAGGTCGAGCGTCTGCGCCTCGCACGGAGCCTCACGGTCGAGGACCTCGCAAAGAAGGTGGGCGTCCAACTCCGCAATGTCAGACGTTGGCTGAGCGGCGAACAGCGGGTCTACTTCAAGAACCTGAGACGATTGGCGGCCGTGCTCGGAACGACGACCGATGCCATTCGCGCCGATCTCCCCGAAGCCGTTCCGCCTCGCCCACTCAAGCCGTGTCGGTTCGTCATCGAGATCCGTCTCAAGGGCTACCTGCACTCCGTGCAGCAGAAGGACCACCTCGTGCGCCTGACCCCGGACATCATCCAGGCGCTTGCGCAGGAGGGCATCACGATCACGGGGCAGAAGTCAGGCGTAGTCACATCCCGCATCACCGGCCCGGCGGCATGGCGTGTTCTCATCGCTGTTCCCGCACGGGAAGGTCGCCGGCGCTGCTGGGCGATGTTCGCCATCAAGCCAGCCAGGGTGAGGACCTTCATGGATGCGGGCGAGTTCAACGCCGATGGCGCCACTGATGGCGAGCTCATCACGTCCGGCTGGGGCAGCAGAGTCCCGCGAGCACAGATACGTCAGGTTGCCCGACTGTTCGGCTGCGACGAGGACACGGTCCTGGACCTGACGGCAGCGCAAGCCCGAGACCGTTAA
- a CDS encoding ParB/RepB/Spo0J family partition protein produces MPAHVVQQIPTGEPVSPGNIRARLDEEEQASLAQSLAQNGILVPLLGHYEGDALVVDDGHRRLDAARRAGLDTVPMLIAEKAPTPAERVTLQLLANTQRQGLKVTEHARALHELMQATGWSAAETSLRLGRPSPGTISKLLSLLVLPRDVQDLIDAGRIPMSSAYQIVTVPDAAERERLIQAVLEGRLTRDRLVAETRAVKAGRPAPRTSTRQRVARERVVIKLGEGRSVAVSAPTLTVDAVVNWFMDLAEQLRHAGADGRPLAEVARSISGNGK; encoded by the coding sequence ATGCCGGCACACGTCGTTCAACAGATCCCGACTGGCGAGCCCGTGTCGCCCGGCAACATCCGGGCGCGGCTCGACGAGGAAGAGCAGGCGTCGCTGGCGCAGAGCCTCGCGCAGAACGGCATCCTGGTGCCTCTGCTCGGACACTATGAGGGCGACGCGTTGGTCGTTGACGACGGGCACCGCCGTCTCGACGCCGCGCGTCGTGCAGGCCTCGATACGGTGCCGATGCTGATCGCCGAGAAGGCCCCGACGCCGGCGGAGCGTGTCACCCTCCAGCTGCTGGCCAACACCCAGCGCCAGGGCCTGAAGGTCACGGAGCACGCCCGCGCTCTTCACGAGCTGATGCAGGCGACGGGTTGGTCGGCGGCGGAAACCTCATTGCGGCTCGGCCGGCCGTCGCCCGGCACCATCTCCAAGCTGCTCTCGCTGCTCGTCCTGCCGCGCGATGTGCAGGACCTGATCGACGCGGGGCGCATCCCGATGAGCAGCGCCTACCAGATCGTCACCGTGCCGGACGCGGCGGAGCGCGAGCGGCTGATCCAGGCGGTGCTCGAAGGCCGGCTGACGCGCGACCGGCTGGTCGCGGAGACGAGGGCCGTCAAGGCGGGACGGCCCGCTCCACGCACGAGCACGCGGCAGCGCGTCGCTCGCGAGCGCGTCGTCATCAAGCTCGGCGAGGGCCGGTCGGTCGCCGTCTCCGCGCCGACGCTCACCGTCGATGCGGTGGTCAACTGGTTCATGGACCTTGCCGAGCAGCTCAGGCACGCCGGCGCCGACGGTCGGCCGCTGGCGGAAGTCGCCAGGAGCATCTCGGGCAACGGCAAGTAG
- a CDS encoding TraM recognition domain-containing protein: protein MLGLFRKRKRAVREPSDLLALPLLHWSRDDAWTLRDAVEGTLILGATGSGKTSGSGRLIARTMLSCGFGGLVLTAKADERALWKGYCRDTNRLDDLVVVGTDCTRRFNFLAHELTRQGAGAGLTENIVTLFEDVMEIKDRNRRTGGASDDGSFWRDRGLMGLRCAVDILALATGSVSVPELVKVFLTAPTSPAQVCDPQFQESSACFRCIKAADAKSKTPRQQHDFGVACDHFLLEWPALAERTRSTIQATVLGWLDPFNRGLLREMFCTETTITPEAVQDGKIILIDLPVKEFGEVGQFAQVLWKYCTQKQLERRNVQENPRPAFIWADEAQHFLTSYDFQFQATCRSAWVATVLLSQNYSNFVAALGGNEKGRVETDSLLANLNTKVFHGNSDPVTNEWASRLIGRTLQCRASGNHSHAADDQVSALLGLDWVRENGTTSGGFSEVMEAEVEPREFTRLRTGGPPSWIVDGIVFQNGKVFNASGRSWLPVQFNQRA from the coding sequence ATGCTCGGACTCTTCAGGAAACGCAAGCGCGCCGTGCGCGAGCCGTCCGACCTGCTCGCGCTGCCGCTGCTGCACTGGTCGCGAGACGACGCCTGGACGCTACGCGACGCGGTGGAGGGCACGCTCATCCTGGGAGCGACCGGCTCGGGCAAGACGAGCGGCTCCGGCCGGCTCATCGCCCGCACGATGCTCTCGTGCGGATTCGGCGGGCTGGTGCTCACTGCCAAGGCGGACGAACGCGCCCTGTGGAAGGGCTACTGCCGTGACACGAATCGCCTGGATGATCTCGTGGTCGTCGGGACAGACTGCACGCGTCGCTTCAACTTTCTGGCACATGAACTGACCCGGCAGGGGGCGGGCGCGGGATTGACCGAGAACATCGTCACGCTGTTCGAGGACGTCATGGAGATCAAGGATCGCAATCGCCGGACGGGCGGCGCGAGCGACGACGGGAGCTTCTGGCGGGATCGCGGCCTGATGGGCCTGCGCTGCGCGGTGGACATTCTCGCGCTGGCGACCGGGAGCGTGTCGGTGCCGGAACTGGTCAAGGTGTTCCTCACGGCGCCCACGTCGCCGGCGCAGGTGTGCGACCCGCAGTTCCAGGAATCCTCGGCCTGCTTCCGCTGCATCAAGGCGGCGGACGCGAAGTCGAAGACGCCGCGGCAGCAGCATGATTTCGGGGTGGCGTGCGACCATTTTCTGCTGGAATGGCCTGCCCTGGCGGAGCGTACACGAAGCACCATCCAAGCAACGGTGTTGGGGTGGCTCGACCCGTTCAACCGCGGTCTGCTCCGCGAGATGTTCTGCACGGAGACGACCATTACGCCGGAGGCCGTGCAGGACGGCAAGATCATCCTCATCGACCTGCCGGTCAAGGAGTTCGGTGAAGTCGGGCAGTTCGCGCAGGTGCTGTGGAAATACTGCACGCAGAAACAACTCGAACGGCGGAATGTGCAGGAGAATCCCCGGCCCGCGTTTATCTGGGCCGACGAGGCGCAGCATTTCCTCACCAGCTACGACTTCCAGTTCCAGGCGACGTGCCGGTCGGCGTGGGTCGCAACCGTGCTGCTCAGCCAGAACTACAGCAACTTCGTGGCGGCCCTCGGCGGCAACGAGAAGGGCCGCGTCGAGACCGACTCGCTGCTGGCCAACCTCAACACGAAGGTCTTTCACGGCAACAGTGACCCGGTGACGAACGAGTGGGCCTCGCGGCTCATCGGCCGCACCTTGCAGTGCCGGGCAAGCGGCAATCACTCCCACGCGGCGGACGACCAGGTGAGCGCGCTGCTCGGCCTCGACTGGGTGCGCGAGAACGGCACGACCAGCGGCGGGTTTTCAGAGGTCATGGAGGCGGAGGTGGAGCCGCGCGAGTTCACGCGGCTGCGCACGGGCGGGCCTCCTTCGTGGATCGTAGACGGCATCGTGTTTCAGAACGGAAAGGTGTTCAACGCATCGGGTCGCAGCTGGCTCCCGGTGCAGTTCAACCAGAGGGCATAA
- a CDS encoding J domain-containing protein, whose amino-acid sequence MHHLLIPAIELVLGGAALAWSKSKRRAPEVTVEWTGTRSLDLPLRDVRGAVAQYLASRGCVALERDEVVDCYRRGDRSVTRVPCERDLRWSDVPVVLVTGFAEANGRTMFHYRLSVLPTVSYSPAGRDFFLRQAQAEFDAIVEVLESLSAQRARAGRTAGNGRRPNHRWYPDEEGTQEAPSPDGSLDADLALLGLKRGATFEQVTKAYRVACHRYHPDRLAGKNVEPHLVELAVQRFKEVTDAYHRLRDRMSRQQQA is encoded by the coding sequence ATGCATCACCTGTTGATTCCTGCAATCGAACTCGTTCTCGGCGGTGCGGCACTGGCCTGGTCGAAGAGCAAGAGGCGCGCGCCTGAGGTGACCGTGGAGTGGACCGGAACCCGGTCGCTGGACCTGCCGCTCCGTGATGTCAGGGGCGCGGTGGCGCAGTACCTGGCCAGCCGCGGCTGTGTCGCGTTGGAGCGCGACGAGGTGGTTGACTGTTACCGCCGGGGCGATCGGTCCGTCACGCGCGTGCCGTGCGAGCGTGACCTGCGCTGGAGCGATGTCCCGGTGGTCCTTGTGACCGGGTTCGCGGAGGCCAACGGCAGGACGATGTTCCATTACAGGCTGAGTGTTCTGCCGACTGTGAGCTACTCGCCCGCCGGCCGGGATTTCTTCCTGCGACAGGCACAGGCTGAGTTCGATGCCATTGTCGAGGTCCTGGAATCGCTCTCAGCGCAACGCGCTCGCGCAGGGCGCACCGCAGGCAACGGGCGTCGCCCGAACCACCGCTGGTATCCCGATGAAGAGGGAACGCAGGAAGCGCCGTCGCCGGATGGCTCCCTCGACGCCGACCTTGCCTTGCTCGGCCTCAAACGCGGCGCCACTTTCGAGCAGGTCACGAAGGCGTATCGGGTCGCCTGTCACAGGTACCACCCCGACCGCCTCGCCGGGAAGAACGTCGAGCCGCACCTGGTCGAACTCGCGGTGCAGCGATTCAAGGAAGTCACGGACGCCTACCACCGCCTGCGCGACCGCATGTCGCGGCAGCAACAGGCCTGA
- a CDS encoding recombinase family protein, with product MKRFVALSRVSSREQEREGFSLAVQEDALKRYAVTAGGEIVRLFRIAETASKSDERKTFRELIAYAKKHAEELDGLLFYKVDRAARNLFDYVELERLESEYHLPFISVSQPTENNPAGRMMRRTLANMASFYTEQQSLDVKEGLARRVQEGWFVGKAPYGYRNVRRDGRCVTEVDPPAAENVKRIFHLYAYEPLTLDALRDRLHADGMVYRPEAPRFTRSKLHAMLTDRSYIGEIPFKGQWYPGRQQPLIDRATWDRVQALLGGHVYHAHQMIYAGDRIACAHCGRAVTGERKTKQTKSGERHYVYYRCSGYTAPGHPRVRVTEEELDHQVLALFGRMKVEDPAVRDWFRLVLASQTRDAQKDSRAQREELTRQASLLVNQQDRLLNLRLSEDVDQETFARKHTELRDRLASIKLQLDVLDRSHDETAELAAKVFELSQTLQEQWVAADYDTKRRLLEIVCLNCRLDGANLVLSTRKPFDVLAEGLDLSKSRGDRI from the coding sequence ATGAAACGGTTCGTCGCCTTGTCACGGGTCAGCAGTCGGGAACAGGAGCGGGAAGGATTCTCCCTCGCGGTTCAGGAGGATGCCCTCAAGCGCTACGCCGTCACCGCCGGCGGCGAGATCGTCCGGCTCTTCCGCATCGCCGAGACGGCGAGCAAGAGCGACGAGCGCAAGACTTTCCGCGAGCTGATCGCCTACGCGAAGAAGCACGCGGAGGAACTGGACGGGCTGCTCTTCTACAAGGTGGACCGCGCCGCGCGCAACCTGTTCGACTACGTGGAGTTGGAGCGGCTGGAGAGCGAGTACCACCTGCCGTTCATCTCCGTCTCGCAGCCGACGGAGAACAATCCCGCCGGCCGCATGATGCGGCGCACGCTCGCCAACATGGCGAGCTTCTACACCGAGCAGCAGTCGCTCGACGTGAAGGAGGGACTCGCCCGGCGCGTCCAGGAAGGCTGGTTCGTCGGCAAGGCGCCGTACGGCTACCGCAACGTCCGGCGTGACGGCCGCTGCGTCACCGAGGTCGATCCGCCCGCGGCGGAGAACGTCAAGCGCATCTTCCATCTCTACGCCTACGAGCCGCTGACGCTCGACGCGCTGCGCGACCGCCTGCACGCCGACGGCATGGTCTACCGGCCGGAAGCGCCGAGATTCACCCGCAGCAAGCTGCACGCGATGCTGACGGACCGCTCGTACATCGGGGAGATTCCGTTCAAGGGCCAGTGGTATCCGGGCAGGCAGCAGCCGCTCATCGATCGCGCCACATGGGACCGCGTGCAGGCGCTGCTCGGCGGCCACGTCTACCACGCCCACCAGATGATCTACGCCGGCGACCGCATCGCCTGCGCCCACTGCGGCCGCGCCGTCACCGGCGAGCGCAAGACGAAGCAGACGAAGTCAGGCGAGCGGCACTACGTCTACTACCGGTGCAGCGGCTACACCGCGCCCGGGCATCCACGGGTGCGGGTGACAGAAGAGGAACTGGACCATCAGGTGCTCGCGCTGTTCGGCCGCATGAAGGTCGAGGACCCGGCGGTCCGCGACTGGTTCCGCCTGGTGCTCGCCTCGCAGACGCGCGATGCGCAGAAGGACTCCCGCGCGCAGCGGGAGGAACTGACGCGGCAGGCGTCGCTGCTGGTCAATCAGCAGGACCGGCTGCTCAACCTGCGGCTGTCCGAGGATGTGGACCAGGAGACTTTCGCCCGCAAGCACACGGAACTCCGCGACCGGCTGGCGTCCATCAAGCTGCAACTGGACGTGCTGGACCGCTCGCACGACGAGACGGCCGAGTTGGCGGCGAAAGTGTTTGAACTCTCGCAAACCCTGCAAGAACAGTGGGTTGCGGCCGATTACGACACCAAGCGGCGACTGCTCGAAATCGTCTGTTTGAACTGCCGGCTGGACGGCGCAAACCTCGTGCTTTCAACGAGAAAGCCCTTCGACGTGCTCGCCGAAGGGCTTGATCTCTCGAAAAGTCGGGGTGACAGGATTTGA
- the rpe gene encoding ribulose-phosphate 3-epimerase, giving the protein MKDLFRSPARLPLIAPSILSADFGRIAEECRAVLDAGADLLHLDVMDGHFVPNLTMGPDMCAAVRRHFPDVFIDVHLMITDPAAFVEPFMKAGANHLTFHVEAVGEPAAARQIVQAIHARGGSAGIAINPPTDVQRVLPLIEFFDLVLVMSVNPGYSGQSFIAPALDKTRTIGSRLREDQRLEMDGGIGPREAVDCLAAGCDVIAAASSIFKTGDYRAAIDALRHAAPAASNN; this is encoded by the coding sequence ATGAAGGACCTCTTTCGCTCCCCCGCTCGCCTGCCGCTCATCGCCCCTTCGATCCTCTCTGCAGACTTTGGCCGAATCGCCGAGGAGTGCCGGGCCGTTCTCGACGCCGGGGCCGATCTGCTGCATCTCGACGTGATGGACGGCCACTTCGTGCCGAACCTGACGATGGGCCCGGACATGTGCGCCGCCGTCCGCCGGCACTTTCCGGATGTCTTCATCGATGTGCACCTGATGATCACCGACCCGGCCGCCTTCGTCGAGCCGTTCATGAAAGCCGGGGCGAACCACCTCACGTTCCATGTTGAAGCCGTCGGCGAACCGGCCGCGGCGCGGCAGATCGTGCAGGCGATTCATGCGCGCGGCGGATCGGCCGGCATCGCCATCAACCCCCCCACCGACGTGCAGCGCGTTCTGCCGCTGATCGAGTTCTTCGACCTGGTTCTCGTCATGAGCGTGAACCCGGGCTACTCGGGCCAGTCGTTCATCGCGCCGGCGCTGGACAAGACGCGCACGATCGGTTCGCGCCTGCGCGAGGACCAGCGCCTCGAGATGGATGGCGGCATCGGGCCGCGCGAAGCGGTCGATTGCCTCGCCGCCGGTTGCGATGTGATCGCCGCGGCCTCGAGCATCTTCAAGACAGGCGACTACCGCGCCGCGATCGACGCGCTGCGCCATGCAGCACCGGCGGCCAGCAACAACTAG
- a CDS encoding HNH endonuclease — translation MQARSVALDSKVLVLNRLYMAVRVISARRAFRLLVKNLAEVISVEDGRYCNYDFQTWTDLAQLQQQFERDRHDWVRTVRFDIAVPRIIRLLGYDRLPQQQVKLNRKNIFARDRNQCQYCGRAYATSELSIDHVIPKSQKGSDTWENLVCACTGCNARKGGRTPDQASMTLVRRPIRPKRNPMITLRLGDDRYACWQTFLDNAYWSVELR, via the coding sequence ATGCAGGCGCGCAGCGTCGCTCTCGACAGCAAGGTGCTCGTACTCAACCGCCTGTACATGGCAGTGCGCGTCATCTCCGCGCGGCGGGCGTTTCGACTTCTCGTCAAAAACCTCGCCGAAGTCATCAGCGTCGAAGACGGCCGGTACTGCAACTACGACTTCCAGACCTGGACCGACCTCGCCCAGCTCCAGCAGCAGTTCGAGCGCGACCGGCACGACTGGGTGCGCACCGTGCGCTTCGACATCGCCGTGCCGCGCATCATCCGGCTGCTCGGCTATGACCGGCTGCCTCAGCAGCAGGTCAAGCTGAACCGCAAGAACATCTTCGCACGCGACCGCAATCAGTGTCAGTACTGCGGCCGCGCCTATGCCACGAGCGAGCTGAGCATCGACCACGTGATTCCCAAGAGCCAGAAGGGCAGCGACACGTGGGAGAACCTCGTGTGCGCCTGCACGGGGTGCAACGCGCGCAAGGGCGGCCGCACGCCCGATCAGGCGAGCATGACGCTCGTGCGCCGGCCGATCCGGCCCAAGCGCAACCCGATGATTACCCTGCGCCTGGGCGATGATCGCTACGCCTGCTGGCAGACGTTCCTCGATAACGCGTACTGGTCAGTCGAACTGCGCTGA
- a CDS encoding nucleoside deaminase yields the protein MQRAIELARKSAAADEVPVGAVVYRGDEIIAEAHNLREAVRDPTGHAELMAIRKAAEKLKTWRLSDCSLAVTLEPCPMCAGALVQARLGRLVYAAADPKAGAVHSLYNLCTDKRLNHSVEIVHGVLAQEAGELLKAFFRRRRAEQKSQRDGTAAPGHRRRIG from the coding sequence ATGCAGCGCGCCATCGAACTGGCCCGCAAGTCGGCCGCCGCCGACGAAGTGCCCGTGGGCGCCGTGGTCTATCGGGGCGATGAGATCATCGCCGAAGCCCACAACCTCCGCGAGGCGGTGCGCGACCCCACCGGGCACGCCGAACTCATGGCCATCCGCAAGGCGGCCGAAAAGCTCAAGACCTGGCGCCTGAGCGACTGCTCGCTGGCGGTCACGCTCGAACCGTGCCCGATGTGCGCGGGGGCGCTCGTGCAGGCCCGGCTCGGGCGACTCGTATACGCCGCGGCGGATCCGAAGGCCGGGGCGGTTCACTCGCTCTACAACCTGTGCACCGACAAGCGGCTGAATCACAGCGTCGAGATCGTGCACGGGGTGCTGGCGCAGGAGGCGGGCGAGCTGCTCAAAGCCTTTTTCCGCCGCCGCCGCGCCGAACAGAAGTCGCAGCGCGATGGCACAGCCGCCCCGGGGCACCGCCGCCGCATCGGCTGA
- a CDS encoding preprotein translocase subunit TatC yields the protein MTRRPDDFRMPLGDHLEELRTRVIICLVAPLVLAAPTLYFGKQILEWLLDPIREVMIRAGLPGRIQLLSPTEPMVSYFKIALLAAVLAAAPVILWQLWKFIEPGLYEREKKVAFILLPASTLLLVLGITFNYYVVFPMTLRVLVGFAQGMQPTVSVAPPAGEVTPPQVLDGLITVPHYEYDPPELKIGQMYYNTGLHQLRMRGEDGQMYGADFQSDTGFAQQYEIKAYLNMMLGMTLAFAIAFQLPLVLLLLGWVGVVDIKSLKYYRRHALLGCAIAAAVITPPDVTSMIALLIPLYLLYELSIILLRFVPGGRLSPPEQ from the coding sequence ATGACCCGCCGCCCCGACGACTTTCGCATGCCTCTCGGAGATCACCTCGAGGAACTCCGGACCCGGGTCATCATCTGCCTCGTCGCCCCTCTTGTTCTGGCGGCGCCGACGCTGTATTTCGGCAAGCAGATCCTCGAATGGCTGCTTGATCCGATCCGCGAGGTCATGATCCGCGCCGGCCTGCCCGGCCGCATTCAGTTGCTCTCGCCCACCGAGCCGATGGTCTCGTATTTCAAGATCGCCCTGCTTGCGGCGGTGCTGGCGGCGGCGCCGGTGATCCTCTGGCAGTTGTGGAAATTCATTGAGCCCGGCCTCTACGAGCGCGAAAAGAAGGTCGCGTTCATTCTGCTGCCCGCCAGCACGCTGCTGCTGGTGCTGGGCATCACCTTCAACTATTACGTCGTGTTCCCGATGACCCTGCGCGTGCTCGTGGGGTTTGCCCAGGGCATGCAGCCGACGGTGTCGGTCGCGCCGCCTGCCGGGGAAGTCACGCCGCCCCAGGTGCTCGACGGGCTCATCACCGTGCCGCACTACGAGTACGACCCGCCCGAACTCAAGATCGGCCAGATGTACTACAACACGGGGCTGCACCAGTTGCGCATGCGCGGCGAAGACGGGCAGATGTACGGCGCCGATTTCCAGAGCGACACCGGCTTTGCCCAGCAGTACGAGATCAAGGCGTACCTGAACATGATGCTCGGCATGACGCTGGCGTTTGCGATTGCTTTTCAGTTGCCGCTCGTGCTGCTGCTGCTGGGCTGGGTGGGGGTCGTGGACATCAAGTCGCTCAAGTATTACCGCCGGCACGCGCTGCTGGGCTGCGCCATTGCCGCGGCGGTGATCACGCCGCCGGACGTGACCTCGATGATCGCGCTGCTCATCCCGCTCTACCTGCTTTATGAACTCAGCATTATCCTGCTGCGCTTCGTGCCGGGCGGGCGGCTTTCGCCTCCTGAACAGTGA
- a CDS encoding sigma-70 family RNA polymerase sigma factor, with amino-acid sequence MPDQGTEAPDHVVVLAMQGDHRAQSDLWRAHRPWLAAVLLSHKPRELDIEDLMQDVAVKFVSKLHTLRDAESFRPWLRRIAINIAREAARSFKGRGNHSMEEDLYVQDRFKEPGEARQTLDEAAGLLEHAMTLPLEFREPLLLRCVRGLSSSQIAELLDLPRTTVETRLSRARKMLREEWLGRTGEPSPDEHTQTCSPGTQGT; translated from the coding sequence ATGCCCGACCAGGGAACGGAAGCACCGGATCACGTGGTGGTCCTGGCCATGCAGGGTGACCACCGGGCACAAAGCGACCTCTGGCGGGCGCATCGCCCCTGGCTCGCGGCCGTACTCCTTTCTCACAAGCCGCGGGAACTGGACATCGAGGATCTCATGCAGGACGTGGCCGTCAAGTTCGTGTCCAAGTTGCACACCCTTCGCGACGCCGAGTCGTTCCGGCCCTGGCTGCGGCGCATCGCGATCAACATCGCCCGCGAAGCCGCCCGCTCGTTCAAGGGGCGCGGCAACCACTCCATGGAAGAAGACCTCTACGTGCAGGACCGCTTCAAGGAGCCCGGCGAAGCTCGGCAGACGCTGGACGAAGCGGCCGGCCTGCTCGAGCACGCCATGACATTGCCCCTCGAATTCCGAGAGCCGCTGCTGCTGCGGTGCGTTCGCGGCCTCTCGTCAAGTCAGATCGCTGAACTGCTCGACCTGCCGCGCACCACGGTGGAAACGCGGCTGAGCCGCGCTCGAAAAATGCTCCGCGAGGAGTGGCTCGGTCGCACGGGCGAGCCGTCTCCCGATGAACACACGCAGACGTGCAGTCCCGGCACGCAAGGAACCTGA
- a CDS encoding PDZ domain-containing protein, giving the protein MKTEMHCNCMKHSSRLLQAALFAAALLAAGSALAQNNRNANPPGESPAAALPPDSINASARVEVRQSAEGAYELRIGNDTFRTSDWVQIEKRAIELLPDRTITFVNPAGDVLHVSPRAMFGVLLEPVSGVLAAQLNVKPGEALTITEVQPNLPAARAGLEVYDVIVACNGRRPMTMAQFSEIMASAVPGDLVNVVLVRRGRETELAVRLDRYDPVAMAQVRPPLISLNASDNEQVIRDLIEAARPTSIAVPKTDPQTGMAMPQHAPVFPDPNSKALQEELAGIKAQLRRIEEVLTDLLLLEQQRQDAAGKSVGG; this is encoded by the coding sequence ATGAAAACCGAAATGCACTGCAACTGCATGAAACACTCGAGCCGATTACTGCAGGCCGCGCTGTTCGCGGCCGCACTGCTGGCGGCCGGGTCAGCCCTGGCGCAGAACAATCGCAACGCGAATCCGCCGGGAGAGAGTCCGGCGGCGGCTCTGCCGCCTGATTCGATCAACGCGAGCGCCCGCGTGGAGGTGCGGCAGTCGGCTGAAGGCGCCTACGAGTTGCGCATCGGCAATGACACGTTCCGGACCAGCGACTGGGTGCAGATTGAGAAGCGCGCGATCGAACTGCTGCCCGATCGGACGATCACGTTTGTCAACCCGGCGGGCGATGTGCTCCACGTCTCGCCGCGCGCAATGTTCGGCGTGCTGCTCGAACCGGTCTCAGGAGTGCTGGCGGCTCAACTCAACGTCAAGCCCGGCGAGGCGCTCACCATCACCGAAGTTCAGCCCAACCTGCCCGCCGCCCGGGCCGGCCTCGAGGTCTACGACGTGATCGTCGCGTGCAACGGCAGGCGGCCGATGACCATGGCCCAGTTCTCGGAGATCATGGCCTCCGCGGTGCCCGGCGATCTGGTCAACGTCGTGCTCGTGCGGCGCGGCCGGGAAACCGAGCTGGCCGTGCGCCTCGACCGCTACGACCCCGTGGCGATGGCCCAGGTCCGCCCCCCACTGATCTCGCTCAACGCGTCGGACAACGAGCAGGTCATCCGGGATCTCATCGAGGCAGCGAGGCCCACGTCCATTGCGGTGCCGAAGACCGATCCACAGACCGGGATGGCGATGCCGCAGCATGCCCCCGTCTTCCCGGATCCGAATTCGAAGGCCCTGCAGGAAGAACTGGCCGGAATCAAGGCTCAACTGCGTCGTATTGAGGAGGTGCTGACGGACCTACTGCTCCTCGAGCAGCAGCGCCAGGACGCCGCCGGCAAGTCGGTCGGCGGCTGA